A region of Streptomyces paludis DNA encodes the following proteins:
- a CDS encoding family 2B encapsulin nanocompartment shell protein, with translation MTVDTGREELLEPPRQSSLSTAAARNLATTTKSVPQMREISSRWLLRKLPWVETKGGTYRVNRRLSYTVGDGRVEFVQEGTRVRVIPRELGELALLSGYEDMEVLTAIADRCEQRDFRAGETLAERGAPAARIHLIAHGRISRTSVGKYGDEIAVDVLADGDRYGEEALLDADARWEATATALTAGTLLTLSRADFAAVLASAPGLQAHVRSFGSLAQQRQNRHGEAEIALSAGHTGEPRLPGTFVDYELAPREYELSVAQTILRVRTRVADLYNGPMDQTEEQLRLTIHALRERQEYELVNNREFGLLHNADFKQRIQPRSGPPTPDDLDELLSRRRGSHFFFAHPKAIAALGREFNRRGIYPTHVDLGGQRVPAWRGVPILPCGKIPITEEKTTSILVMRAGEEDQGVIGLRQTGLPEEYEPGLSVRFMGIDERSLISYLVSTYYSAAVLVPDALGVLENVQIARGGAR, from the coding sequence ATGACCGTTGATACCGGCCGGGAAGAGCTGCTGGAGCCGCCCCGGCAGTCCAGTCTGAGCACGGCCGCCGCCCGTAACCTCGCCACCACGACCAAGTCCGTCCCGCAGATGCGGGAGATCTCCTCCCGCTGGCTGCTGCGGAAGCTCCCCTGGGTGGAGACCAAGGGCGGCACCTACCGGGTGAACCGGCGGCTGAGCTACACCGTCGGTGACGGGCGGGTGGAGTTCGTGCAGGAAGGCACCCGGGTCCGGGTGATCCCGCGCGAACTGGGTGAACTGGCCCTGCTGAGCGGCTACGAGGACATGGAGGTGCTCACGGCCATCGCCGACCGGTGCGAGCAGCGCGACTTCCGGGCCGGCGAGACGCTGGCCGAGCGCGGCGCTCCCGCCGCGCGGATCCATCTGATCGCCCACGGCCGGATCAGCCGTACCTCCGTCGGCAAGTACGGTGACGAGATCGCCGTCGACGTACTCGCCGACGGCGACCGGTACGGCGAGGAGGCCCTGCTCGACGCGGACGCCCGGTGGGAGGCCACCGCCACCGCGCTCACCGCCGGCACCCTGCTCACCCTGTCCCGCGCCGACTTCGCCGCCGTGCTGGCCTCGGCCCCGGGGCTCCAGGCCCATGTCCGGAGCTTCGGCTCGCTGGCCCAGCAGCGGCAGAACCGTCACGGCGAGGCCGAGATCGCCCTGTCCGCGGGCCACACCGGCGAGCCCCGGCTGCCCGGCACGTTCGTCGACTACGAACTCGCACCGCGTGAGTACGAACTCTCCGTCGCCCAGACCATCCTGCGGGTCCGCACCCGGGTCGCCGACCTCTACAACGGGCCGATGGACCAGACGGAGGAGCAGCTCAGGCTCACCATTCACGCGCTGCGCGAGCGCCAGGAGTACGAACTCGTCAACAACCGGGAGTTCGGGCTGCTCCACAACGCCGACTTCAAGCAGCGCATCCAGCCCCGCTCCGGTCCGCCCACCCCGGACGACCTGGACGAACTGCTCTCCCGCCGCCGCGGATCCCACTTCTTCTTCGCCCACCCCAAGGCCATCGCGGCGCTCGGGCGGGAGTTCAACCGGCGTGGCATCTACCCGACCCATGTCGACCTCGGTGGTCAGCGGGTCCCGGCGTGGCGCGGCGTCCCGATCCTGCCCTGCGGCAAGATCCCCATCACCGAGGAGAAGACCACCTCGATCCTGGTGATGCGCGCCGGCGAGGAGGACCAGGGCGTCATCGGTCTGCGCCAGACCGGGCTGCCCGAGGAGTACGAACCGGGTCTGTCCGTACGGTTCATGGGCATCGACGAGAGGTCCCTCATCTCCTATCTCGTCTCCACCTACTACTCCGCCGCCGTCCTCGTGCCCGATGCGCTCGGGGTGCTGGAGAACGTGCAGATCGCCCGCGGGGGCGCGCGATGA
- a CDS encoding type I polyketide synthase: protein MEYEPIAVVGRGCVLPGALDPDTFWQNIAAGRGSLSAVPEGRWRLPRSWAMGPVDDHLDRTYSDIGGYVRDFASVFDPSGFRIAPERILSLDPLFHWVMYGVRQALAEAGREGPLPRAGLVLGNLSYPTPLGTSFAEHVWLSAQRRPVRDALLTGERQVRPDARNRFSSGLPAQLAARALGLGAGAWSLDAACASSLYAVKLACDRLHDGTADLMVAGAVSRADPLYLHVGFCGLSATSRTGRSRPFHRDADGLVHGEGAGFVALTRLSEARAAGLPVLGVIRGVGLSNDGRGAGLISPAEEGQVRAMRLAYDAAGVAPGSVSLVECHATGTPVGDAVEARAMARVFGASADVPIGSAKSNVGHLLASAGVAGLLKVLGALRTGIRPATLGAERPLDALAGTPLRVLTAPEPWAGPGPRRAAVSAFGFGGTNAHLIVDLPDDGPVVSGVRSPARPVSAPRSPAPVRSVPGGRVPGGRVPGGRTPVAIVALGARVGDGTGTEDFRRAVLGGERRGGAREIAVELPELCFPPLALERTVRHQLLVLEAAREAVRTVSLPRERTMVVIGMGVDPEVARAGARWRVPYWLAQAGPAAGLPDAATARDAFVGPMTAEGVVGSLPNLAANRISTQLDLAGASFAVSAEEASGPVALEIAARAVRAGEADAALVGAADLSHEVVHRAALRELGHTSAPGDAAVVLVLKPLDTARRDGDTVIALLDDEPTATGTTGTTATAAVPDMVIGDGPDAVFDPASAFGRAHAAYGLVSVAVAALALQHRAVPRTGGPADAGAVAHTARASVTPMEGPVASVLLRAGDARPWLRGRAPRLYVFSGADRAEVLAALESQSGTRQGSGAGSCPGPARLALVVDDDAALPGRKEAARRWLADGGIRPADVLYRDTPVTGQTAFVYTNGSAAYPGMGHELMLALPSLGEAVRAGHRAIGTRLRSSTERGVLGQIWDAAELAVFHTVFTREVLGLRPDAAIGYSSGESAALVALGAWPDASGLYDATLDSGLFTTQLTGELRAVRRHWARLGVQGSRWATYLVNAPLEEVRSELAGEVAVHLMAVNAPGVCVIGGESRACAAAVARIGADRAIELDYELAAHAPEVTEVEAAWRTAHHRPTVDVPGVRFYSGATGQSYRPTAERAAEALTAQGLNTIDFAATVERAWADGVRVFVEHGPRKLCTGWIKRVLGDREHVAVALDAPGDTGLRQLCLAVAELVVAGVPVHADELFARLADAATEVPRPGPTVTVAVPTTPCLSPVEPAVEPVVKPHMGPHMGPPVGPHVVTTLPRAPELAPVPEWRPRTGRPEAPAAVTPAAVAPAAVAPAAVAAPAAGVRGVIVRQGLRVAALHREIMAVHTEAHQRFLRISALAVTALTAPGTATTASTTPSTPAPVPDQPTKPGPKFDRAQLEYLASGKISALFGPRFAEQDGYAVQTRMPEPPMLFADRITGIDAVPAALAAPGSVRTDGTIWTETDVLPGSWYLDATGRVPAGVLIEAGQADLLLLSWLGADLLNRGERAYRLLGCEVTYHGGPPGAGDVLRYEIHIDGHAEHDGVRLAFFHYDCFVDGVLRLSVREGQAGFFTPRELAGGGGVRWDPAERPPGAELPLDPPAVRCALTRFGAERVSALVDGRPADCFGPGWEATAAHVRSPGLDGGRLRLIHEVTAFDPAGGPWGRGYLRAETPLSPDDWFFSGHFKNDPCMPGTLMLQGGLQAMAFYLTAMGFTVDRDGWRFEPVDGHPCRTMCRGQATPSGRRVVYEVFVRGVSAGPVPTLHADVLGSVDGAKAFLGRDVALRLVPDWPLSHWRGSGPPTVRADGTPVPLALLGGLAGHREEKPVATAADGLPFGYPSLLACAWGRPSEAFGAAYEPFDGTRRVARLPGPPYHFMSRIVSVDGPQGGMREGSEAVAEYDVPARAWYFEQSGGRTMPFAVLMEIALQPCGWLASYVGSALTTGTDLLFRNLDGTGTVSGEVTPATGTVRTHAVLTRISRSGDMIVESFRVRCTADGAPLFELSTVFGYFPPSAFDRQPGLAVPAEDRARLDKPCGPPVDLTARPARYCAGRPRLPGPMLLMLDRITGCWPDGGRAGLGRLRSEKDVVPGEWFFRAHFFQDPVQPGSLGLEAMCQLLQYHLLERGAADGVPHPRFEPVLPGRETSWTYRGQITPANRLIRVDMDIVESGTDARGPYAIGDATLWGDDTCIYRVRGLGMRVVSDAAPGPG, encoded by the coding sequence ATGGAATACGAACCGATCGCCGTCGTCGGCCGGGGCTGTGTGCTGCCCGGCGCCCTCGATCCGGACACGTTCTGGCAGAACATCGCGGCGGGCCGCGGCAGTCTGTCGGCCGTCCCCGAGGGCCGGTGGCGGCTGCCGCGCTCGTGGGCCATGGGCCCGGTCGACGACCACCTCGACCGTACCTACTCCGATATCGGCGGCTACGTAAGGGATTTCGCGTCCGTCTTCGACCCGAGCGGCTTCCGGATCGCCCCGGAACGGATCCTGTCGCTGGACCCGCTCTTCCACTGGGTCATGTACGGCGTCCGCCAGGCCCTCGCGGAGGCGGGCCGCGAGGGGCCGCTGCCGCGCGCGGGGCTGGTGCTGGGAAATCTGTCCTACCCCACGCCTCTGGGGACTTCCTTCGCCGAGCATGTCTGGCTCTCCGCGCAGCGGCGGCCGGTCCGGGACGCCCTGCTGACCGGCGAGCGCCAGGTGCGGCCCGACGCCCGTAACCGCTTCTCGTCCGGACTGCCCGCCCAGCTCGCGGCCCGGGCGCTCGGGCTCGGCGCGGGCGCGTGGTCCCTCGACGCCGCCTGTGCCTCCTCGCTGTACGCGGTCAAGCTGGCGTGCGACCGGCTGCACGACGGCACGGCGGACCTGATGGTGGCCGGAGCGGTGAGCCGGGCCGATCCCCTCTATCTGCACGTGGGATTCTGCGGGCTCTCCGCGACGAGCCGTACGGGACGCAGCCGGCCCTTCCACCGGGACGCGGACGGGCTGGTGCACGGCGAGGGCGCCGGGTTCGTCGCCCTGACGCGGCTGTCCGAGGCGCGGGCCGCCGGGCTGCCCGTGCTCGGTGTGATCCGCGGTGTCGGGCTGTCCAACGACGGGCGCGGCGCCGGGCTGATCAGCCCGGCGGAGGAGGGCCAGGTGCGGGCCATGCGGCTGGCGTACGACGCGGCGGGCGTCGCGCCCGGGAGTGTGTCGCTCGTCGAGTGCCATGCGACGGGGACACCGGTCGGGGACGCGGTGGAGGCGCGGGCCATGGCCCGGGTCTTCGGGGCCAGTGCCGATGTGCCCATCGGTTCGGCGAAGTCGAACGTCGGGCATCTGCTGGCCTCGGCGGGGGTGGCGGGGCTGCTGAAGGTGCTCGGCGCGCTGCGTACGGGAATCCGCCCGGCGACGCTCGGCGCCGAACGTCCGCTGGACGCGCTGGCGGGCACACCGTTACGGGTGCTGACGGCACCGGAGCCGTGGGCGGGGCCGGGGCCGCGCAGGGCGGCGGTGAGCGCCTTCGGATTCGGCGGGACCAACGCCCATCTGATCGTGGACCTGCCGGACGACGGCCCCGTGGTGTCCGGCGTACGTTCCCCGGCGCGCCCGGTGTCGGCCCCGCGCTCCCCCGCCCCGGTGCGGAGTGTGCCGGGCGGCCGTGTGCCGGGCGGCCGTGTGCCGGGCGGCCGTACCCCGGTGGCGATCGTCGCCCTGGGCGCCCGGGTCGGCGACGGGACCGGCACCGAGGACTTCCGCCGGGCGGTGCTGGGCGGTGAACGGCGCGGCGGGGCCCGGGAGATCGCCGTGGAGCTGCCGGAGCTGTGTTTTCCGCCGCTGGCCCTGGAGCGGACCGTACGCCATCAGCTGCTGGTGCTGGAGGCGGCCCGGGAGGCCGTACGGACGGTGTCCCTGCCCCGGGAGCGGACCATGGTGGTCATCGGGATGGGGGTGGACCCGGAGGTGGCCAGGGCGGGGGCGCGCTGGCGGGTGCCGTACTGGCTGGCGCAGGCCGGACCCGCGGCCGGGCTGCCGGACGCCGCCACCGCCCGGGACGCGTTCGTGGGGCCCATGACCGCGGAGGGGGTGGTGGGCAGCCTGCCGAATCTGGCGGCGAACCGGATCAGCACCCAACTCGACCTGGCGGGCGCGAGCTTCGCGGTGTCGGCGGAGGAGGCGTCCGGTCCGGTGGCGCTGGAGATCGCGGCGCGGGCCGTCCGGGCGGGAGAGGCGGACGCCGCGCTCGTCGGCGCCGCCGATCTGTCGCACGAGGTGGTCCACCGGGCCGCGCTGCGGGAGTTGGGGCACACGAGCGCACCGGGGGACGCCGCCGTCGTCCTGGTCCTCAAGCCCCTCGACACCGCCCGCCGGGACGGTGACACCGTCATCGCGCTTCTCGACGACGAACCCACCGCCACCGGCACCACCGGAACCACCGCCACCGCTGCCGTGCCCGACATGGTCATCGGGGACGGTCCCGACGCGGTGTTCGACCCGGCGTCGGCCTTCGGCCGCGCGCACGCCGCGTACGGGCTGGTCTCCGTCGCGGTCGCCGCGCTCGCGCTCCAGCACCGCGCGGTGCCGCGTACGGGCGGACCGGCGGACGCCGGGGCCGTCGCGCACACCGCGCGGGCCTCGGTGACACCGATGGAGGGGCCCGTCGCGAGCGTCCTCCTGCGCGCGGGGGACGCCCGGCCGTGGCTGCGCGGACGGGCTCCGCGCCTGTATGTCTTCTCCGGCGCCGACCGCGCGGAGGTACTGGCGGCGCTGGAGTCGCAGTCCGGTACGCGGCAGGGGTCCGGTGCCGGCTCCTGTCCCGGGCCGGCCCGGCTGGCGCTCGTGGTCGACGACGACGCCGCGTTGCCGGGCCGCAAGGAGGCCGCCCGCCGCTGGCTGGCCGACGGCGGGATCCGTCCGGCGGATGTGCTGTACCGGGACACGCCCGTCACGGGTCAGACCGCGTTCGTCTACACCAACGGCTCGGCCGCGTACCCGGGCATGGGCCATGAGCTGATGCTCGCGCTGCCGTCCCTCGGGGAGGCCGTCCGGGCCGGGCACAGGGCGATCGGCACCCGGCTGCGCTCCAGTACGGAGCGGGGCGTGCTGGGTCAGATCTGGGACGCCGCCGAACTCGCCGTGTTCCACACCGTGTTCACCCGGGAGGTGCTCGGGCTGCGGCCGGACGCCGCCATCGGCTACTCCTCGGGCGAGTCGGCCGCGCTGGTCGCCCTGGGGGCCTGGCCGGACGCCTCGGGACTGTATGACGCGACCCTGGACAGCGGCCTGTTCACCACGCAGCTCACCGGTGAACTGCGGGCGGTCAGGCGCCACTGGGCGCGGCTGGGTGTCCAGGGCTCCCGCTGGGCCACCTATCTCGTCAACGCGCCGCTGGAAGAGGTCCGTTCGGAGCTGGCGGGGGAGGTCGCGGTCCATCTGATGGCGGTGAACGCGCCCGGGGTCTGCGTCATCGGCGGCGAGTCCCGGGCGTGCGCCGCCGCCGTGGCCCGGATCGGCGCGGACCGCGCGATCGAGCTGGACTACGAACTCGCCGCCCACGCACCGGAAGTGACCGAGGTCGAGGCGGCCTGGCGGACGGCACACCACCGTCCCACCGTCGATGTCCCGGGGGTACGGTTCTACAGCGGGGCCACCGGCCAGTCGTACCGGCCGACGGCCGAACGGGCCGCCGAGGCGCTCACCGCGCAGGGCCTCAACACCATCGACTTCGCGGCCACCGTCGAGCGGGCCTGGGCCGACGGGGTGCGGGTCTTCGTCGAGCACGGGCCGCGCAAGCTCTGCACCGGCTGGATCAAGCGGGTGCTCGGGGACCGGGAGCATGTGGCCGTCGCCCTGGACGCCCCGGGCGACACCGGGCTGCGGCAGCTGTGCCTCGCGGTCGCCGAACTCGTCGTCGCCGGGGTGCCGGTACACGCCGACGAACTGTTCGCCCGGCTCGCGGACGCCGCCACCGAAGTGCCGCGCCCGGGGCCCACCGTCACCGTCGCCGTACCCACAACGCCGTGCCTGTCCCCCGTGGAACCGGCGGTGGAGCCGGTGGTGAAGCCGCACATGGGTCCGCACATGGGTCCGCCCGTGGGTCCGCACGTGGTGACCACCCTGCCCCGGGCCCCCGAACTGGCGCCGGTGCCGGAGTGGCGGCCTCGGACCGGCCGCCCCGAGGCCCCGGCCGCCGTCACACCGGCTGCCGTCGCCCCGGCCGCTGTCGCCCCGGCCGCCGTCGCCGCGCCCGCGGCGGGGGTCCGTGGCGTGATCGTCCGGCAGGGGCTGCGGGTCGCGGCGCTGCACCGGGAGATCATGGCCGTACACACCGAGGCCCACCAGCGGTTCCTGCGGATCTCGGCCCTCGCCGTCACCGCGCTGACGGCTCCCGGCACGGCCACGACCGCATCCACGACCCCATCCACGCCCGCACCCGTGCCCGATCAACCCACCAAACCCGGGCCGAAGTTCGACCGCGCCCAGCTGGAATACCTCGCCTCCGGGAAGATCTCCGCGCTGTTCGGTCCCCGCTTCGCCGAGCAGGACGGCTACGCGGTGCAGACCCGGATGCCGGAGCCGCCCATGCTGTTCGCGGACCGGATCACCGGTATCGACGCCGTACCGGCCGCGCTCGCGGCTCCCGGGTCCGTACGCACCGACGGGACGATCTGGACCGAGACCGATGTCCTGCCCGGCAGCTGGTATCTGGACGCCACCGGCCGGGTGCCGGCCGGGGTGCTGATCGAGGCGGGCCAGGCGGATCTGCTCCTGCTCAGCTGGCTGGGCGCCGATCTCCTCAACCGGGGCGAGCGCGCGTACCGGCTGCTCGGCTGCGAGGTGACGTACCACGGTGGACCGCCGGGGGCGGGGGACGTCCTGCGCTACGAGATCCATATCGACGGCCACGCGGAGCACGACGGTGTCCGGCTGGCCTTCTTCCACTACGACTGCTTCGTGGACGGTGTGCTGCGGCTGAGCGTCCGCGAGGGCCAGGCCGGGTTCTTCACCCCGCGTGAGCTGGCCGGCGGTGGCGGTGTGCGGTGGGATCCCGCCGAGCGTCCGCCCGGTGCTGAGCTGCCGCTCGACCCGCCCGCCGTACGCTGCGCGTTGACGCGCTTCGGCGCGGAGCGGGTGTCGGCCCTGGTCGACGGCCGGCCGGCGGACTGCTTCGGGCCCGGCTGGGAGGCGACGGCGGCCCATGTCCGTTCGCCGGGGCTCGACGGCGGCCGGCTGCGGCTGATCCACGAGGTGACCGCGTTCGACCCGGCGGGCGGACCGTGGGGCCGCGGCTATCTGCGGGCCGAGACCCCGCTCTCCCCCGACGACTGGTTCTTCTCGGGGCACTTCAAGAACGACCCCTGTATGCCGGGCACCCTGATGCTTCAGGGCGGTCTCCAGGCGATGGCGTTCTATCTGACGGCCATGGGCTTCACCGTCGACCGGGACGGCTGGCGCTTCGAGCCGGTCGACGGCCACCCCTGCCGCACGATGTGCCGGGGCCAGGCCACTCCGTCAGGACGGCGGGTCGTCTACGAGGTGTTCGTCCGCGGTGTGTCGGCCGGCCCGGTGCCCACGCTCCACGCCGATGTGCTGGGGTCGGTGGACGGGGCGAAGGCGTTCCTGGGCCGGGACGTGGCGCTGCGGCTCGTACCGGACTGGCCGCTGTCGCACTGGCGGGGCTCGGGCCCGCCCACCGTACGGGCCGACGGTACGCCCGTACCGCTTGCGCTGCTCGGCGGGCTGGCGGGGCACCGGGAGGAGAAGCCCGTGGCGACGGCGGCCGACGGACTCCCCTTCGGCTACCCCTCGTTGCTGGCGTGTGCCTGGGGCCGGCCGAGCGAGGCGTTCGGCGCCGCGTACGAGCCCTTCGACGGTACGCGCCGGGTGGCGCGGCTGCCCGGGCCCCCGTACCACTTCATGAGCCGGATCGTCTCGGTCGACGGACCGCAGGGCGGGATGCGGGAGGGCTCCGAGGCCGTCGCGGAGTACGACGTGCCCGCGCGGGCCTGGTACTTCGAGCAGAGCGGCGGCCGTACGATGCCGTTCGCCGTGCTCATGGAGATCGCGCTGCAACCCTGCGGCTGGCTGGCGTCGTACGTGGGCAGCGCGCTGACCACCGGCACGGATCTGCTGTTCCGCAACCTCGACGGGACGGGGACGGTCAGCGGTGAGGTCACCCCGGCGACGGGCACGGTCCGCACCCATGCCGTGCTGACCCGGATCTCCCGCAGCGGGGACATGATCGTGGAGTCCTTCCGGGTGCGGTGCACGGCCGACGGCGCGCCGCTCTTCGAACTGTCCACGGTCTTCGGCTACTTCCCGCCGTCCGCCTTCGACCGGCAGCCGGGCCTCGCGGTGCCGGCCGAGGACCGGGCGCGGCTCGACAAGCCGTGCGGGCCGCCGGTGGATCTGACCGCGCGCCCCGCCCGGTACTGCGCCGGGCGGCCCCGGCTGCCGGGGCCGATGCTGCTGATGCTCGACCGGATCACCGGCTGCTGGCCGGACGGGGGCCGGGCGGGGCTCGGCCGGCTGCGGTCGGAGAAGGACGTGGTGCCGGGCGAGTGGTTCTTCCGGGCCCACTTCTTCCAGGACCCGGTGCAGCCGGGGTCGTTGGGTCTGGAGGCGATGTGCCAGCTGCTCCAGTACCACCTGCTCGAACGCGGCGCCGCCGACGGTGTCCCGCACCCCCGCTTCGAACCGGTGCTGCCCGGGCGCGAGACATCCTGGACGTACCGCGGCCAGATCACCCCGGCCAACCGGCTAATCCGGGTGGACATGGACATCGTCGAGTCCGGTACGGACGCGCGCGGCCCGTACGCGATCGGGGACGCGACGCTGTGGGGTGACGACACGTGCATCTACCGGGTGCGCGGCCTGGGGATGCGGGTGGTCTCCGACGCCGCTCCCGGGCCCGGGTGA